DNA from Gramella sp. MAR_2010_147:
CCAATACCGAGTATAATACGCATTATATGAATTTGAATTGTACTCCGCATAAAGCATTAGCGTTAATGATTGCTTCAAAAATATTTCATGAAGTTCCTATGAGAAAAGATCTGGGAACTTATCCGGAAAACCTCAAATTTGGGGATTTCACGATCAGTTATGAGGGGGACGTAGCAACCTATAATTCCGGGGATATATTCATCTACACAAATACGAATTCAATTCAACCAAAAAAGGTTTCGGAATTGAAAAAGATTGCCGGTCACGGGAATTCTGAGATCGTAAAATATAAAGGGAAAGGAGCTTACTTTTTGGATAAACTGGAGGATGGTGTTTGGAGACTGGAAGTGATGCCAGATCCAATTCTTATTAAAAACCCTTTTGGAAGCAATAGTCTTGAAAAGACAGTTTCGGTAATTAGCTGGAAAGAAAATCTAATAGCGCTGAATATAGATGAGCTTGGAGATAATTTTGAAATTTCAGGATTAAATAAAGGGAATAATACTTCCCTGGAAGCTGAAGGCAATGCTTTTAAAATAAAACCGGGATCTTATTTAATAACAGCCGCTGGAAAGGATGTTGATATTTCTACTTATAGTGATCGCTTTAATTTTGATATTAAAGCTTTTGAAGCCCAGGAAAGCACGGTAGATAAAACTTATTTGGTGCATAAACCAGTTCAGATTATAAGCGTTGGAAATGATCTAGAGCTAAAAGCAACGCTGGTTTCAAATAATGAAATGGAGAAGGTAGAAGTCTGGCTGAAAAATGGGAATACTTATGAATCTGTTGAGCTGAATGCGGATAATAACTATGATTATTTAGTAAAAATTCCAGAAAATCTCTTAAATCATGGGTTTCTGGAGTATAGAATCATTGTTTCTACAGAGGATGGTAAAACTACATTTCCGGGTGGAGTAGAGGGGAGTCCTGAGGACTGGGATTTTCATTCAGATGCTACATACAAAACCAGAATTCTGGAGAAAGATGCGCCAATTTCTCTTTTTAATGCCTCAACCGATGTAGATAATATGGTTATAGGCTGGTCTCCAAAAAACAACCTTGTTCCAGTAAACGAAAATGAAGCGGAATTTCAGGTAAGTATTGACAGTTTGTTCCAGGAAGATGTTGAAAATAAAAATGCGAAACCTATTTATGATTACTCTTTCAGATACAATTTTCAGAATAAACTTGGAAAAAGAACAATTTCCGATAAACAGAAATTAGTGATTACCGGAAGTTCTCTTGGCGAAAATTCGGAAAAAATGATGATCGCTTTGGTAATGAAAAACGGGGCTTCTTTTGGAAAGTTAATTCAGCTAACAGATGAGATCCAGGAAATAGAGATAGCTCTGGAAGATCTTAAACCGGTAAAAACGGTAACACTGCCAAGACCTTATCCTGGCTTTTTACCGTATTATTTTGATCATTCATATTCAGGTAACCTAAAGATAGAAGATGTTGAAAGTCTACAGTTCTCTATTGGTCCCGGAATTGAGAAGGAAAATCTTCAAAAGCCTCATGCGATCGGAATTCGAAGTGTAAGATTAGAGTAATATCCAGTTATCAATAAATTATTATCAATAAAGATTTCTCACTCCGCTACGTTATAAATGACAATTTTTAGAAACAAAAAAGGCTTCCAAACTGGAAGCCTTTTTTACAATTAACACATAAAATTAACCACATTTAGAAGAACCACAGTCCTTGCAGGTTAAGCATCCTTCCTGATAGATCAGGTTGGAAGAATTACAATTGGTACATTTCTCTTTTTTGGCAACAGTTCCATCGGCGATAAAACGTTTTAATGCTCTTACTACACCATTTTTCCATGTATTGATAGATTCACTGTCCAATTGAAGACTGTTAATAAGATCTACCACATTGTCTATAGACATTCCATGGCGCAGTGTACTGGAAATTAGTTTGGCATAGTTCCAGAATTCAGGATTAAACTTATGAGAAAGACCTTCAATAGTGGTTTTATAACCTCTTTTGTTTTCGTACTGGAAATCATAGCGAGAAGTTCCGTCTTCGTTTCTGGCTTTAATAATATAACCTTCGGTAACCCATCTTGGGATTAAAATACCTTCTTCATCATCAGCAAAACCGGTAAAAATCTCATAAGGACGACCATCTACAAGACCTATGAACGCAATCCATTTATCTTTGTTGTTTTGGAAACGTACCACATCTGCAGTTAATACATCAGGTCTTTTTAGAGGAAATGATCCCGGAGTCTGTTCTGCTTCTTCTTCCTTCTTTTCATCGTTAGAGATAAGAACTCCAGATCGTGAACCGTCACGATAAACCGTCACCCCTTTACAACCTGCTTCCCAGGCTTCAAGATATAATTTACCAACAAGATCTTCACTTGCATCGTTGGGCAGGTTAATGGTCACACTAATAGAATGATCTATCCATTTTTGAACTGCTCCCTGCATTTTCACCTTGCTTAACCAGTCTACATCATTGGAAGTGGCCTGGTAGTATGGTGATAGTTTAACCAGTTTATCAAGTTCTTCCTGAGAGTAATTTTCATTTGTATCATGACCCTTAGCTTTCATCCACTCTTTGAAACGGTGGTGAAAAACAACATATTCTTCCCATGAATCTCCAACTTCGTCTACAAAGTCTACCCTTGCATCCTTATCGTTTGGATTTACTTTTCTTCTTCTTTTATAAACAGGTAAGAATACAGGCTCGATCCCAGAACTGGTTTGCGTCATTAAACTGGTAGTTCCAGTAGGAGCGATGGTTAGAAGAGCGATGTTTCTTCTACCATATTCCAGCATATCATAATAAAGCTTTTCATCAGCTTCTTTCAGTCTTAATATGAACGGATTGTCTTTTTCTCTTTCTGAATCAAAAATCGAGAAAGCACCTCTTTCTTTTGCGGTATCTACTGAAGCTCTATAAGCAGCAAGCGCAATATTTTTATGAATATCTACAGAAAAGTCTATTCCTTCCTTGCTTCCGTATTTGATTCCCAATCCTGCAAGCATATCACCTTCAGCAGTAATGCCAATTCCGGTTCTTCTTCCTTCGTAAGCTTTTTTACGAATATTCAGCCATAAGTTTTTCTCAACGGCTTTTACCTCTTCATTTTCAGGATCTGCATCAATTTTTGCCAGAATATTATCGATCTTTTCTAATTCTAGGTCAATGATATCATCCATAATTCTTTGTGCAGCACCAATATGTTTTTTGAAGAGCTCATAGTTGAAATGTGCTTTTTCAGTAAACGGCTCTTCTACATAAGAGAAAAGATTGATCGCTAATAAACGACAGGAATCATAAGGACATAGTGGGATCTCACCACATGGGTTGGTAGAAACCGTTTTATAACCAAGATCATCGTAACAATCTGGAACCGACTCATTAATTACGGTATCCCAGAAAAGAATTCCCGGCTCTGCAGATTTCCACGCGTTATGAACGATCTTTTTCCAAAGCTTATCAGCTTCAATATCTTTTGAAAACTTAGGGTCTTTACTAAAGACTGGATACGTCTGCGTATAATTACCGTTATTCTTAACAGCTTTCATGAATTTATCATCGATCCTAACCGAAACATTGGCTCCTGTAACTTTGCCTTGTTCCATTTTAGCATCGATAAAATCCTCCGCATCTGGATGATTAATAGATACTGATAACATCAGTGCTCCACGACGTCCATCCTGGGCAACTTCTCTGGTTGAATTTGAATAACGCTCCATGAATGGAACTATTCCTGTTGAAGTTAATGCAGAATTCTTCACTGCCGATCCTTTTGGACGTATATGAGAAAGGTCATGACCAACTCCGCCACGGCGTTTCATTAGCTGTACCTGTTCCTGATCTATTTTCATGATCCCACCGTAAGAATCTGAAACCCCATCGTTTCCAATTACAAAACAATTAGAAAGAGATCCTACCTGGTAAGGATTACCAATACCGGCCATTGGGCTACCCTGAGGTACGATATATTTAAAATTCTTAATAAGGTTAAAAACTTCATCCTCACTCATCGGGTTTGGATATTTTTTTTCAACCCTGGCAATTTCTTTTGCGATACGCCTGTGCATATCATCTGGAGTTTGTTCGTAAATATTCCCATCAGAATCTTTGAGGGCATATTTGTTTACCCAAACTCTGGCAGCAAGATCATCTCCCTTGAAGTATTTTAGAGATGCTTCATAAGCCTGTTCCTGGGTATAAGTGTGTGGAACGACTGGTTTTTCTTGTACAGGCATATAAATGAGATTTTTAAGTTAGAAATTCGATTTCGAGTGGTATAAAACTAAACAAAGATTTGAGACAATTAACAAATCCTTTAGAAAAAGTTATCAAGAAAAATATGTTAATTAGCTTTAAATCAGTAGTTTAAATATTTACTAACAATAAAAAGTTGACAAATATTGAAAATTTTAATTTTTATACTTGAATTTTTCTGTTTGAAACATATCGATGGAAATTGATTGGAATTCCAAGCGAAAACTGCGAAAATGTATAAAGCCTTAAGAAAGGAAGTGGTAGCATTCAAAAAAAAGAGGCTCCGCTTTATGCGGAGCCTTCTTTGAATTAACACCTATGAAAATTCAAAATAAAAAGGTTTATTTCGTAATCGAGTAAATTGCATATCCGTTTGACGGAGCCTCGATCTGAACCATCCCATTTTCATCGGAGGTAGGGCTATATGATGTATTACCACTATAATCTTTTAGGGTAACATTATTCCAGTTTGAACTTACTGTTCTTCTCTTAGTGTTATTGTTGATGCTAATATACAGAATTAATCCAGGATTTGTGCCTGTGCCACTTCTTTTCATAACATATTCATCTTCATCTATATATAGCATTTCCGTATCACCAACAGCAATACTGTTATGAATAGAAATAAGCGTTTTAAGCTCTTCCTGGAAGCTTTCATTCTCATAATCTGAATAAAAGATTGTTGGATAACCAGGATGCGTAAGAATATAGGCGTAAGCCTTCAATTTATTTTCAGATGCAATATAGTTGTCTACATTATCATCCTTTTCAGTATCATGGTTCGCGGTAAAAGTAACAGCGTTCCCGGGATCTGTTTTCCATAGCATATCTTTTTCTAAATTGGTAAGATCCTGAAATCTATCCAGGCTTTCTTCCAGCTTATAAAAGGTGGAGAAATCGAAAGCTGGAGATCCTGAAGCCTCTATCCAGTCCCTTAGTACATCTGGATTGCCATCAAAGTTTTCTCCCACAGAGAAACCTCCAACTTCATCCAGCCACTCCTTTATTACCCAAGGTTCAAAACCTTTAACGTAATCAAAACGCCACCCATCAAATCCCATCACATTTTTATAGTATTTAGCAACAGAATTTTCATCCTTCCAAAGCCATTTCTGTACTCTGTCCAGGTGATGGTCTAAATTCGTTTCGGCATAGAATAAACTTCCTGGATCATACTCACTTACACTATTTGGATAAAAATCTTCATAAGTTCTGTTGAACATTCCCGATGCATTCCCATGCTCTTCATCAAATAGGGTATAAGTATCATATTCACGGTAGGGATTGTATTGAAGGCCGCCACCAGAATTGTGATTAATTACAATATCAGCGATCACTTCTACATCGTTATCATGTGCCGTGGATATAAGATTTTCAAGTTCGGTTCTTGAACCAAACCTGGTTTCAACAGTACCATGTTGCTCGAAATTTCCAAAATCATAGTAATCGGAAACATCATAGCCCATAGAATAGCCACCAGATTGCCCTTTAGAAGCAACTGGAAGCCAGATGCGGTCTATCCCGGCATCTGCCCAGCCCGGTACTTTTGCTGAAAGGTTATTCCACCATTCAAAACGAGGCTCCACGTCCCAGTAAAAAGCCTGCATCATAACGCGGCTTCCATTATCGTAAGAAGAAAGATCTATAGCTTCTGGATTGCTTGGTTCTGGAGTTTCAGGACCACCGGTTACATCATCTGTAGGATCTATGATTTCCTGATCGTCTTCTGAACATGCGAAAACAATAAGGGAGAAGAAGACGAGTAGAAATGAATTAAATATTCTGGTTATCATAATTTTTCATTTTGAATTAAAAAAGGCTGCCATAAAGCAGCCTTTTAAAAATTTGATTTGACTTATTCTTCAGTCTGCTCTATAAAAAGATATCTTCCTGTAAGGTCATTAAACCATACATTATAAGTTCCAGCTTTAGAAACGATAATATCGTCACCTGTTGCCTGACCACTTGGGAAGTTTTCTCCACCTCCCCAGTTTACATCCCATGCCTGGTTGGCTCTGAATTTTATTCCATCTTCTGAGAGTTCAACCCCTTCAACATACCAAATATGCGGGTCAAAACTGGATTTAGTAAGTAGGATATCTGGAGTTGGGTTATCATCACCAGGCCATCCTACGGTAGTTCCTGCACCTACAAGACCAAGTTTGTCATACACCGCGGCATCTGCTGCATCATATGTTTCAAAACTGTAAGTCATTTCATCTGTATTTACCGTAAAACTATAATACGCTTCAGTGTCTACAGCAAAAGATTGCGGATCTTCACCTAAAATATCACTATTGGTTAAATTCCCGTCGGAAAGTCCCCATTGTGGCTGCCACATACCCCTTGTCTCCAAAAGTTTAAAATCACCTGCTGTGAATTTTCCTTCATAATAGAATATATTATTCTCTGAATCTCTGAAAAGAGGAGTGTTGTTATTATTATTGTCCCATCCAGCAGCAGTAGCGTTTCCTACAAGGAAAAGGTTCATTTTCACAGGTTCTTCTTCCTCTCCCTGTTCTGGTAGAGTAACTGTGATTGCAGCAGCTTCTGAAGTTTCAGAAAGTCCATTTCCACCATCGTTTCCTGCGTAAGCTTTCACTCGGAAATAGATATTACCAGTGTTTGGAGCTTCGGTATTAGGATCATTATCTAAACCTGCATCGGCAGCAAGAGACATCATTTGACCAATAGTTACTCCTAGATTTGTTTCTGAAGTGCTTCCAATTAGATCAAAGCTTGAGAAATCCTGGCTTGCAGAACCCTGAAGTTCATAAGTTATAGTAGTTGGAGCACCAAAATCTACCTCATTCCATACAAATCTTTCAGCCAGATTATCTGAAGCAGCTGAATTTAAAGTATAGTTGGCAGAAAATGCACTTGTAAATGAAACGCCTTCTGCATCTGGTTGTGCGGTAAACACCACATCGTCATCATGTTCACAGGAAGAAAATCCTATTACGGCGATAATCGTTAGTAAAAATATTGAAAATCTTTTCATTGTTTTATTTTTAATATTAGTAACCTGGGTTTTGTGTTAAGTTGGTATTTACACCTAGATCTGAAGCCGGAATTGGGAATAGATCTCTAAAAGCTTCTGTAGTTGCTCCCTGTGGAACACCACCTTTAAAGGGCCAAACGCCACCGTCTGAGAATTTACCAAAACGAATTAGATCTGTTCTTCTGTGTGCTTCCCAATAAAGTTCTCTGGCTCTTTCATCGATAATAAAATTTAGAGAAAGATCTGCAGTGCTAATATTGTTACTGTCATCACCGTAAGCACGCTCTCTAAGCTCATTGATGTAGCTTACAGCATCAGCCTGACTTCCGCCAGCACCTCTAACCACCGCTTCTGCATACATTAAGTAAGCATCTGCTAATCGGAACATAGGGAAATCGGTGTCTGGAAAATCTCCTGTTGGATCTGATCCGGGATTTCCATTAACGTCTACGTTTTTGTATTTCGCTACAGCATATCCATCTGTAAAGGTTGAAATATCATTGATCTCTTTAGATTGACCTTCTGTGAAAAATAAAGCTCTTTCGTCTCCTACTTCCTCAATTGCATCGTCCTCATTTTCCAGAAATTTGTTGACCAGGGCAGAGGTGGTTCTAAGACCAGCCCATCCACCGTTCACTCCAAAAGCATCTGGATCCATGTCTCCTCCAATAGCAGCATGGATAATAAACGTCATCCCTCCATATGCCTGGGTGTTTATACCGTCAAATGTAATAGGAAATATGATCTCATTTTGAGCGCCATTGGTATTGTTATCAGCAAGGAATAACTTCTGGTAATCTTCTACAAGGCTGTAATCTGAATTTATTACCTTATTAGTATAAGTAATAACATCACTGTACCTGGCGTTACCGGTGTATTTTTCAGCATTTAGATAAAGCTTTGAAAGCAACATCCAGAGAGCGCCCTGGTCTGCACGACCATATTCATTGGCTCCCGGAGCTTTCATTTCACTTTCTATAGCCAGGAGCTCCCCTTCAATATAGCTAAAAAGCTCTGCACTTGAAGTTTGTTCTGGCAAGAAAGCTCCAACAGGATCATTTTCAGTTACAAAAGGAGGATTGCCATAAAGGTCAAGAGCATGCCAGTAACTTAGAGCTCTAAGGAATCTTGCTTCAGCTCTGTACGTAGCTATTTCAGTTCTTAGACTGCTGTCAACTCCACGACTATCCAGAACGGAAGTCTCAGTTTGTCTCAAATATTCATTAGACTGTGCGATCTGGTACATAACTCTGGAATACATCGTTCTAATAAACTCGTTCCCAGAAGTCCAGTTCTGGTTGTGAAGGTCTTTAATAGTACCATCATTCCAGCCAATAACAGCTTCATCTGTAGTTAATTCCTGTAATTTAAAGTATAATCGCATATACTGCGAGAATCCTTCATCCAGGCCTGAAAGGTCGGCATCTCCTGCAGGTCCATCCTGTCCGCTTATTGCGAAACCGGCATAAAGTTTAGCAAGGAATTGTTTGTAAGCTTCCGGATCTTTAAATGCTGAAGCGGCAGTTTCCCTGTTGTCTTCTGGCACGAGATCTAAATTGCTTTCGCAAGACCATAATACAGCCATTCCAAAGAGCACCAGGAAAGTTGTTTTTATCTTATTAAACATAATTCTTGTAATTTTTCTGTTATTCATTAAAATACAAAGTTCAACCCAAGTACAAATCGTCTTGATCTAGGGTAGAAGTTGTTGTCTATTCCTCCAAATACTTCGGGATCCAACCCTTCGTAATTTGTGATCGTAAGAACATTGCTTGCAGTTAGAGAAACTCTAAAATCTACTTCTTCTCCCGGTACTGTATAGCCAATACTTACGTTGTCAAGCTTTACAAAATCTGCAGCCTCAAGGTAATAATCTGAGAAGAACTGACTGTTTTCAAATCCTGAATCCAACACATTCGAGTTGAAGTTTGAGTAGTAATTTGAAGGAGTGTTAGTTCCCGCTTCCACGAATCCGTTGGCAGATTGCGTATTGTTGTAATTATAATTTCCAAAACTTCCTCTAAATGTAAAGTTGAAGTCAAGGTTTTTATAGTTCATGGTATTTGTAAGCCCCATATAATAATCTGGAGTAGCTTTCTTATACGGTTGCTTATCTGCTTCAGTGATCTGGTTGTCACCATTTACATCTACATAAGCACCTTCAATTGGCTGTCCCTGTTCATTATAAACCTGTCTAAAAACAAAGAATGTGGTTGGGTCAAAGCCTTCTTTCCAAAGCTGAATATTGTTTCCAACTCCACCACTTATCCCTCCCTGAGGAATAAAGAAATTAGGATCGTCTCCTAAAGATAACTCAGTTATTTCAAGTTCCTGAAAAGAAATGTTATAACCTAATGTCCAGTTAAAATCTTCAGATCTTGCGATATCTCCGCTAAGTCCAACTTCAATACCTCTACTTACCGTAGTTCCAACGTTGGTAAGCAACTGGTCTGAAAGGTTGGCTCCTGCAGGAACCGGTACTGTTGCAATAAGATCTTCCGTCTCTCTGTAATATGCATCTACAGATCCACTTAACCTATTGCTGAAGAAACCAAAATCAATACCTGCGTTATAATTGATCAAGCTTTCCCATTTAAGGTCTTCATCATATTCTTCAGGTCTTAAAGTTGGCACAAAAGTGTTGCCAAACTGATATCTTGCACCTCCCTGACTTGGAGTATATAGTCCTAAATAACCATAATTTCTTCCAATTTCATAGTTACCTGTCTCCCCGTAACCACCACGTAATTTTAGTTCAGAAATAACATTGGAGTTTTGAAGAAATGCTTCATTATGGATTTTCCAACCTATAGAGGCGGCTGGGAAATAACCCCATCTGTTCTGAGGAGCCACTCTTGAAGATCCATCAGCTCTAATACTACCAGAAATAAGGTATTTATCGTTAATGTCAAAACTAGCTCTGGCAAAATAAGATTCCAGGGAGTTACGATTAATATCTACTGGAAAATCGACTTCCTGATCCTGTTCTGTACCATATACATCAGAGAATGAGTAAAATTCCTGATAAGAATGTCCTGCAGTTAGATCAATTTCAGTAGTGTTCAGGAAATCAACATCTGTCTTATAGTTAAGATATGTATCCAATAGTAAGTTACGGTTAATATTCTCATAATTACTGAACTGATCAATATTTGAGGTGTTTGAAGCAGCTATTAAAGGAGTAAAGGTATTTCCTCTGGCCTCGGCATAATCAAAACCGGCGTTTACAACCGCTTTTAATTCTGGTAACCAGTGAAACTTATATTCAGCATTTAGATTAGTAATAGACCTTCTGGTCTGGTTTTTATCTTCATTAAGTACTAATAAGGCTACCGGGTTTCTTGTAGCAAGATTTTGCTGTACGATCTCTTCACCCGATATTCTGTTGAATTCAAAAAATCCTCCAAATGGAAGTGTATCGTCGAAAACCGATTGTGTAGGATCAAACGCAACGGCAGACCCTATAGCTCCCTGGTTTGCAAACCTGTTCTTATCTAAACTGTTTTTGGAAGTTAAGGTAAGTTTCAATTTATTATCTAAAAGATCCTGATTTAACGAAATGTTAAACGCATTTCTTTCGTAATAGTCACCTGAAAGTACTCCGGTTTCAGCAGTATGATTAAAGTTTGCTCTGTAATAGAAATTTCCTATCCCCTGAGTAGCCGTTAAGTTATGAATAGCTCCTACTGAAGTCTCATAAATTTCGTCCTGCCAGTCTGTATCTGCATTTCCCAATAAAGAAGGATCTGTTCCGGGAGTGCTGTTAATTAAAGTTCTGAACTCAGCTGCATCTAATACATCAACTTTATCGGTAATGTTACCTATAGATGTCTTAAGATCGTAAGTGAAATTGAAAGGAGTGTCTTTTTTACCTTTTTTAGTAGTAATAAGAATCACACCATTAGAAGCTCTGGAGCCATAAATAGAAGTTGCAGCTGCATCTTTTAATATGGTAAAGTCTTCAATTTCATTAGGGTTAATAGAGTTTAATGCATTACGCGATCCCGCAACACCTCTTTGGTCTAGTGGCACACCATCCACAACTATAAGCGGATCGTTAGATGCCGACAAAGATGAACCACCGCGAATACGAATAGTACCTCCCTGTCCCGGAGCTCCTCCACCTGGAGTAATTTGAACCCCTGCAGATTTACCGGCAATGAGTTGCTCTGGAGCAACTACAGCTCCCTGGTTAAAAGATTCAGATGAAATTTTTTCTACAGATCCTGTAGCATCCTGTTCAGAGGTTGCACCATATCCAATTAGAACTACTTCATCTAAAGTAGCCTGATCTTCATCTAGCTGTACGTCTAATGTTGATTGACCTTGATAAGGAATTTCTTCAGTTGCGAATCCTAAAAAGGAAAACTGAAGAATATCATCACTAGCTACATTTTGAATCGTATAATTACCATCAAAATCGGTAGTAGTGCCATTCGAAGTTCCTTTAACGATAACATTTACACCGGGTACAGGTAGACCCGTGGCACTTTCAGTCACGTTCCCGCTCACGGTGTTTTGGGCAAAAAAGCTCATTGGCAGCAGAAACAGCAAAAACAATGTGCTTTTAATTAAAGTTCTCATAAATTTTCATTTGGTTTTTACTAAAAATTAACCTTATATTTTTACTTCCTGAGGTTAAATGTATGTAAAATAAGCACCAAAAATCGGAGAGTCAGCACTATTACTGCGACGAAAACGTTTTCGTGTTGAAAACTTTTCGAAGTTAAGGGTCTCATAATTTAATTATGGTAAATTTGAAGAACTGAAAATTATTCCAGGCTAAATTAAAGTATATCGTAACCCAATGAAACCAAAACTTACCCTAAAAAAAATTGCAAAAGAATTAGATGTGTCAATTTCTACGGTTTCGAAAGCCTTAAGAGATAGTCCTGAAATTGGAGAAGAAACCAGAGAAAAGATCAAGGCTTTTGCCAAACATTATAATTACAAACCTAATAACATAGCGCTTAGTCTTAAGAATAGAAAAACCAAGACTATAGGGATCATTATTCCTGAGATAGTTCATCATTTTTTCACTACCGTGATTAGTGGCGTGGAAAAGGTAGCGAACGAAATGGGTTATAATGTTTTTGTATGCCTTTCAGATAATTCATTTGATAAGGAAGTCCTGAATATGGAGATGCTGGCCAATGGCAGTACAGATGGCTTTATTCTTTCTCTTGCAAAAGATACTATGCAAAAAGGAGATTATCATCATTTAACCGAAGCAATTAACCAGGGTATGCCATTGGTTCTTTTTGATAGGGTAGTAGATGAAATTGCCTGTGATAAAGTGATCATTGATGATGTGAACGGTGGTAAAAAAGCAGTTCAGTATTTAATAGACTGTGGATGCAGGAATATTGCCTTGATCTCTACGGTAGATTATGTGAGCGTTGGTAAACTGCGTACTCATGGATACAAACAGGCTCTGGTTGAAAATAATATAGAGATCAATGAAGACCTTATCCTGAAGATCGAGGAGATGGAAAACAGTGAGGCTGAAATTGAAGAATTTCTGAAATATAAAAAAGTAGATGGGGTTTTTGCTGTAAACGAGCATTTTGCGATTTCGGCTATTAAAACGATCCAGGAACAGGGTAAAAAAGTACCGGAAGATGTTTCGGTCATCGGTTTTACAGATGGAGAACTGTCTAAAAGATTTATACCAAGTTTAACCACCGTGAGTCAGCACGGAATGAAGATGGGAGAAGAATCTGCCCGGTTATTAATTGAAAAACTGGAACGCACTCCAAGTGAGGAGGATTATTATAAAACTATTATTGTAGAGACAGAACTGGTGACTCGAAATTCAACAAAATCTAAGAAATAAGCTGTTCGTTTCAAAAAAACTATATATTTGTCATAATTGAAATTTATCAAAACTTATATTTTTACT
Protein-coding regions in this window:
- a CDS encoding cellulase family glycosylhydrolase translates to MRLKINFGLLFFALILLNSAVTAQNNNEKDVFVDEDGVMRWGGTNEEVHGFGVNYSTPFAHAYRSAQKKGLDIKAEIDKDIYHFSRLGFDVYRLHVWDTEISDEEGNLLENEHLETFDYLLNELKKRNINFVITPIAYWGNGWPEPDEDTPGFSNKYGKEGSLTHPDAIKAQQNYLEQFLNHVNPYTGVAYKNEQNLIAFEISNEPHHRGTPTEVKSFINKMVSAMRKTGTKKPVFYNVSHSVQLAETYFTSNIDGGTFQWYPTGLGFQKELEGNLLPNVNDYNIPFNDVIEKNNKAKLVYEFDAADVNKSYMYPAMARSFREAGIQIATHFAYDPTFLAYANTEYNTHYMNLNCTPHKALALMIASKIFHEVPMRKDLGTYPENLKFGDFTISYEGDVATYNSGDIFIYTNTNSIQPKKVSELKKIAGHGNSEIVKYKGKGAYFLDKLEDGVWRLEVMPDPILIKNPFGSNSLEKTVSVISWKENLIALNIDELGDNFEISGLNKGNNTSLEAEGNAFKIKPGSYLITAAGKDVDISTYSDRFNFDIKAFEAQESTVDKTYLVHKPVQIISVGNDLELKATLVSNNEMEKVEVWLKNGNTYESVELNADNNYDYLVKIPENLLNHGFLEYRIIVSTEDGKTTFPGGVEGSPEDWDFHSDATYKTRILEKDAPISLFNASTDVDNMVIGWSPKNNLVPVNENEAEFQVSIDSLFQEDVENKNAKPIYDYSFRYNFQNKLGKRTISDKQKLVITGSSLGENSEKMMIALVMKNGASFGKLIQLTDEIQEIEIALEDLKPVKTVTLPRPYPGFLPYYFDHSYSGNLKIEDVESLQFSIGPGIEKENLQKPHAIGIRSVRLE
- a CDS encoding adenosylcobalamin-dependent ribonucleoside-diphosphate reductase, with the translated sequence MPVQEKPVVPHTYTQEQAYEASLKYFKGDDLAARVWVNKYALKDSDGNIYEQTPDDMHRRIAKEIARVEKKYPNPMSEDEVFNLIKNFKYIVPQGSPMAGIGNPYQVGSLSNCFVIGNDGVSDSYGGIMKIDQEQVQLMKRRGGVGHDLSHIRPKGSAVKNSALTSTGIVPFMERYSNSTREVAQDGRRGALMLSVSINHPDAEDFIDAKMEQGKVTGANVSVRIDDKFMKAVKNNGNYTQTYPVFSKDPKFSKDIEADKLWKKIVHNAWKSAEPGILFWDTVINESVPDCYDDLGYKTVSTNPCGEIPLCPYDSCRLLAINLFSYVEEPFTEKAHFNYELFKKHIGAAQRIMDDIIDLELEKIDNILAKIDADPENEEVKAVEKNLWLNIRKKAYEGRRTGIGITAEGDMLAGLGIKYGSKEGIDFSVDIHKNIALAAYRASVDTAKERGAFSIFDSEREKDNPFILRLKEADEKLYYDMLEYGRRNIALLTIAPTGTTSLMTQTSSGIEPVFLPVYKRRRKVNPNDKDARVDFVDEVGDSWEEYVVFHHRFKEWMKAKGHDTNENYSQEELDKLVKLSPYYQATSNDVDWLSKVKMQGAVQKWIDHSISVTINLPNDASEDLVGKLYLEAWEAGCKGVTVYRDGSRSGVLISNDEKKEEEAEQTPGSFPLKRPDVLTADVVRFQNNKDKWIAFIGLVDGRPYEIFTGFADDEEGILIPRWVTEGYIIKARNEDGTSRYDFQYENKRGYKTTIEGLSHKFNPEFWNYAKLISSTLRHGMSIDNVVDLINSLQLDSESINTWKNGVVRALKRFIADGTVAKKEKCTNCNSSNLIYQEGCLTCKDCGSSKCG
- a CDS encoding alpha-amylase — encoded protein: MITRIFNSFLLVFFSLIVFACSEDDQEIIDPTDDVTGGPETPEPSNPEAIDLSSYDNGSRVMMQAFYWDVEPRFEWWNNLSAKVPGWADAGIDRIWLPVASKGQSGGYSMGYDVSDYYDFGNFEQHGTVETRFGSRTELENLISTAHDNDVEVIADIVINHNSGGGLQYNPYREYDTYTLFDEEHGNASGMFNRTYEDFYPNSVSEYDPGSLFYAETNLDHHLDRVQKWLWKDENSVAKYYKNVMGFDGWRFDYVKGFEPWVIKEWLDEVGGFSVGENFDGNPDVLRDWIEASGSPAFDFSTFYKLEESLDRFQDLTNLEKDMLWKTDPGNAVTFTANHDTEKDDNVDNYIASENKLKAYAYILTHPGYPTIFYSDYENESFQEELKTLISIHNSIAVGDTEMLYIDEDEYVMKRSGTGTNPGLILYISINNNTKRRTVSSNWNNVTLKDYSGNTSYSPTSDENGMVQIEAPSNGYAIYSITK
- a CDS encoding SusF/SusE family outer membrane protein, which encodes MKRFSIFLLTIIAVIGFSSCEHDDDVVFTAQPDAEGVSFTSAFSANYTLNSAASDNLAERFVWNEVDFGAPTTITYELQGSASQDFSSFDLIGSTSETNLGVTIGQMMSLAADAGLDNDPNTEAPNTGNIYFRVKAYAGNDGGNGLSETSEAAAITVTLPEQGEEEEPVKMNLFLVGNATAAGWDNNNNNTPLFRDSENNIFYYEGKFTAGDFKLLETRGMWQPQWGLSDGNLTNSDILGEDPQSFAVDTEAYYSFTVNTDEMTYSFETYDAADAAVYDKLGLVGAGTTVGWPGDDNPTPDILLTKSSFDPHIWYVEGVELSEDGIKFRANQAWDVNWGGGENFPSGQATGDDIIVSKAGTYNVWFNDLTGRYLFIEQTEE